The window CAATGCTAACTAGAAATGGCCGACTTTGCCAAAAATGGAAACAAGGCAATACATGTCGTGCTCCTACACATTCCTCGGCGTCTTCCTAAGATGGGGACTGCAGGAAATCGACTTAAGAGACTATACATAATCAACAGACCTAAAAGCTTATGACATGACGTAATTTGGAAACCACTAATCTCACTCAGTTCCCCGTTAATCAATCAAAGTCAAGAGAATATTATATaactaaaaattaataaaaaggagAAACGTAGGATACGAGAATTAATACCTCACGAGGAAAAGCATCGGTCCGGGGATCGCCCGGCAGCTCATGGACGAACGAGTGATCCCAATTAAGATCCTCGAGCCTGAACCTCCTGGCACGACTCGAATCGCCGTCGCCGTCCAAGCTCTGATTCTTCAAATCGCGCGTCACGGACTCTACAGATGCGCCGGTGGCGTCCTCCGGCGGAGGCGGGGAGTCCATGGATacgctgctgctgctgctgcctgCTCCGGGGGAGCTAGCGTGGCATGCGAAGCGGAGCTGGGAGGGGAGGCCGAGCAGCGAGCTGAGCGATGCGGTGGGGCGGAGGCTGGGCTCGGCGGTGGCGATGCGGCGGcggaggagaggagagaggaggGGAGAGGAGGCTGAGAGTGAGAGCGGTGGTTTTAGAGAGAGATGGGAAAGCATCGTGTGTGCTGGTTTTGACTAATTAATGGTCTTTGGGACATacgagaaaagagagagagagagagagagagggctgAAGCGGTTGCCGTTTTTGTCTCCGAGAGCCGTTTCCTCAAAAAACGgggtttctttttcttcgcACTGTCGGTCGGTCCAGTGACGATACGGGGTGTGGATCTGGACACGTGTCAGCTGCCCGGGACATGATTCTCGCCCGAAAATATGGGAGGGATAATTTTCcgaagtattttttttaatagaaaaaaagttGAATAACATTTCTTtgttaattcattttttaccCATTAAGTAAATTCTTCTAGTACTTTCGGAGAAAGTTAAGTCAGGAAAACAACTTTTTGTCATTGCCATGGTCATGTATAAATTATCTTCCATCGATCTATGGCAGAAAGAACCTACAAAGTACAAACTACTCATTCAAATGCATAAATAATGGTCTATTGACCCGTGGAAGAAGGAACCCACCAAATACACCCCCAATTTGAGACATCTGttgtatttgattttaattatgttgttgaattatgagaaaaaagtatgaaaaaataatgaatagttgggagaaagtaatgattgtgttgttgaattgtgaaaaaagtaatgaatactcgagagaatttaatattaaaaattaaatgattaaaaaaaatttaaaaagaaatataataattatattgttgaattgaaaataagtagaGAAGAATTGAGTAGAGTTAAACGGTTTTTTTTAACCAAACAAGTCTTTAGAAGGGCATGCTCGCCTGCCATCCAACCACCGATCGAAGTCGCCGGTCAAATCAAGCCACGTTGCTAACCCTAATCTGGGATTTGGTGTCGGACTGAGATCTTTCAAATTAAGGGCGCCTCTCGCCTATCCAACTTTGGCTAATTCCCCATCCGTACtaaacaaaaaatgaaattcttGTCGAAACCAAGTTTGTTCCTCCAACCATTACCAAATTAGTACCATTTGCATTTAGTACAAAAGGCGCTTCTCTTGCTTATAATGTAAATCCCAATGACCCGGTCAAGAGAGCACGCTACTTCAATATAAAAAGATTGAGAAGGAACTATCAGGTTAATTATAATAAGGCTTGGTCAGAATGTGTTCATGCCTCTATCATTCGCTCGGGTAGATCACGCCTGCGACCTCGATCAGAGGTTAGTGGCCGGTGTGCGATCTCTCAAATTACGAGGGGGTGGGGCGCCCCCACTAGCCTCCCGCCCATTATCCGATCAcgctttgacttttttttttttgtttaatttgttTTGAGTTGTCCAAACTGCTATCTATGCGAGGCTTCCCAAGAAAAGCCACGTCTATTTTCCATACATCGAtagaataaatataaatagcatcatgtgtcatttttttatttatttttattatatgatgaaattaaattgatttgTCCGCAACGTGAAAAATATATCGAAAAATCGTGTCGTACCGtataatttctcttttttaaaaaaaaatatatttaaatagaGGAGGGATTAATATGGTCGGGAAGCTGTTCCGACAGGCTCCCCCGCCCGCCGGTGCGGAACTCAAACTGGCAAAAATTAGGGCGCCACAAACGTTTCAAGTCCGGCTTCGTTCTTCCTCCCCTTGTCCGAAGAAAGTCTGAACCCTCAGCATCACTGCACCCCCTCGCTCTCCGATCTCCCCGTGGGCTCGATCGCGACCCTTCCCCGTCGAAATTCGGCCTCCAAATCTCACTTTCTCCACTCCTCAGCTCCCACCCAGCTGCCCACCGAATCGGCTCGTCTGCCCGGGAGTCTCCCTGAAGCCGGAAGCTCGAGAGGAGCTCTGCCCAGCAGCTCCCGGCCAGCTCGGGCGTGGGTTTGTTCTCTCGCACCTCAAGTTCACTCCTTTCGAGCTCAAAATTAGGGATTTTTCGAGCTCTCAGTCAGCAATCAGTTCAGTAGGCGCAGATGGATTACGGACTCTCTGATAGCAGCGGTGAGTTCTTCTGGGTGTTGGCTTTACTTCGTCACGGTCCCTGCTCTAGGGTTTACTGGAGCTCCGCTGTGATCGTTAGGTTTACAATTTCGTCGAGTTGTGTGGTTTGATGGTGGCTTTAGATTGAAGGTGGAAGTTTTAGCTCCTTTCAGCGGATTCTTGGTTTTCAGAGTTCAAAGAGGAGCGAAATTTGCGAGATTGATGCACATGGAAGCTTCTGAAGTGACTGTTTTGGTGGAAATTAGGGTTAATGCTCATGATGATCGAACTTTATTCTGGTTCCGAGAATTTTTGCTCGAAGATGTCATTTTTATAACTGTAGCTATGAGTTTGAGTAACGAACCTGCATTGAGGGAGTGATAGTTTTAGTTGAAAGTCGGGATATTGGTTTTGGAGATAAGCTGACGCGAGGTCAAGTTCGGAACTGATTGTTGAGCCAATGATTAAGTTTTAACTTGTGGTAGTAAACCTGAAGTGATCATTCTTGAATATTTGGTTTTAGTGGAGAAGATCTTGTGGCAATAGTGTTGCATTTATGGTGTAGCTTCATTACTTTCTTGTGACCGGGATTTAACTGCCCACCTATTTGTCGGGACCtatgaatatattattatttgttttccTTAACAATtctgatgattttcttttttcttttgtatagAGTTGATTGATCCTTGTAGTATATCTTATGAATGCAATTCTTGAATGCCTTCACTTTTGAACAATTTTCAGGGACAGATGACGATCTCCCTCCGCCCCACCGGAATAGATTTCAAAGAGGGGGGGGCCGAGCTGCTGGTAGCATGCGTCCTATGATGGTTGGTTCAGCTCCATTGCCTGCTGTGCATGGGGACATGGAAACCCAGATTCACCTTATTGAGCAGGAGGCATATTGTTCAGTCATTCGGGCTTTCAAAGCTCAGTCCGATGCCATCTCTTGGGTAATTTCTTCTGCATTTGATTTTCATGTTGCCTCGTGTTCTTCTCATTTTCTATACCGTTTCACTCGGTGATGGTAACTAAGCTGAaagctttttttctttaattcggGTATTTGTAGGAAAAGGAAAGCTTAATCACCGAACTCAGGAAAGAGCTGAGAGTATCAGATGAGGAGCACAGAGAGCTTCTTTCTAGGGTCAATGCGGATGACACAATTCGGAGAATAAGGTCATGTTTGTGATAAACTGGTTCCTGAAATGCTAGGAGAGGAATTTTTTCATGAGCTATCAATTGTACTGTAAACCatgatttattttgtttctgtCATTTGCagagaatggagaaaatcaaaCGGGCTTCAACCTGGAATGCTTAGTACATCTCAGCCTGTTCATGAACCTTTACCTAGTCCTACTGTTTCTGCGTCACGTAAGAAACAAAAAACATCACAATCTGTGGCCTCCTTGTCTATGGGAGCGCCACCTCCTGCACTTCATCCACCTGTTCAACAATCTTCAGGAGCATTAAGACGAGGTCCTCCCCCGGTTGCCAGAAGTAAGAAGCCGAAAACAGTAAGTCAAACTTTGTggtttctttaaaattttattatggcGTGAGATGATCTTCGATCGTGCCCTTTCTGctctttttgttattaacaCGTTCTGCCTCtgcgggatccttacaagaaGTCCATGCAGCACCCTTCTCCTTCCCCAGGTCTTGCAGGAAGACCCCATGGGGCCGATCCAAGCTCCTTGGGTGGCTTTGCACCCAATGAACCTGCTGAAGCAGCGAC of the Punica granatum isolate Tunisia-2019 chromosome 6, ASM765513v2, whole genome shotgun sequence genome contains:
- the LOC116210802 gene encoding protein EMSY-LIKE 3 isoform X1, with amino-acid sequence MDYGLSDSSGTDDDLPPPHRNRFQRGGGRAAGSMRPMMVGSAPLPAVHGDMETQIHLIEQEAYCSVIRAFKAQSDAISWEKESLITELRKELRVSDEEHRELLSRVNADDTIRRIREWRKSNGLQPGMLSTSQPVHEPLPSPTVSASRKKQKTSQSVASLSMGAPPPALHPPVQQSSGALRRGPPPVARSKKPKTKSMQHPSPSPGLAGRPHGADPSSLGGFAPNEPAEAATYDPLIGKKVWTRWPDDNNFYEAVITDYNAVEGRHALVYDINTANETWEWVNLKEISPDDIRWEGEDPGASRRGNRPGPGRGVKKSMPRGGSAAGLGRGRGTTKSQSKKDIPSSQNGIGKKSLGDIQILHTDTLVKEVERVIGSSHPDPAEIERAKKVLKEHEQALVDAISKLEDASDGESADGRQMAV
- the LOC116210802 gene encoding protein EMSY-LIKE 3 isoform X3; this translates as MDYGLSDSSGTDDDLPPPHRNRFQRGGGRAAGSMRPMMVGSAPLPAVHGDMETQIHLIEQEAYCSVIRAFKAQSDAISWEKESLITELRKELRVSDEEHRELLSRVNADDTIRRIREWRKSNGLQPGMLSTSQPVHEPLPSPTVSASRKKQKTSQSVASLSMGAPPPALHPPVQQSSGALRRGPPPVARSKKPKTHPSPSPGLAGRPHGADPSSLGGFAPNEPAEAATYDPLIGKKVWTRWPDDNNFYEAVITDYNAVEGRHALVYDINTANETWEWVNLKEISPDDIRWEGEDPGASRRGNRPGPGRGVKKSMPRGGSAAGLGRGRGTTKSQSKKDIPSSQNGIGKKSLGDIQILHTDTLVKEVERVIGSSHPDPAEIERAKKVLKEHEQALVDAISKLEDASDGESADGRQMAV
- the LOC116210802 gene encoding protein EMSY-LIKE 3 isoform X2, which gives rise to MDYGLSDSSGTDDDLPPPHRNRFQRGGGRAAGSMRPMMVGSAPLPAVHGDMETQIHLIEQEAYCSVIRAFKAQSDAISWEKESLITELRKELRVSDEEHRELLSRVNADDTIRRIREWRKSNGLQPGMLSTSQPVHEPLPSPTVSASRKKQKTSQSVASLSMGAPPPALHPPVQQSSGALRRGPPPVARSKKPKTSMQHPSPSPGLAGRPHGADPSSLGGFAPNEPAEAATYDPLIGKKVWTRWPDDNNFYEAVITDYNAVEGRHALVYDINTANETWEWVNLKEISPDDIRWEGEDPGASRRGNRPGPGRGVKKSMPRGGSAAGLGRGRGTTKSQSKKDIPSSQNGIGKKSLGDIQILHTDTLVKEVERVIGSSHPDPAEIERAKKVLKEHEQALVDAISKLEDASDGESADGRQMAV